One Cherax quadricarinatus isolate ZL_2023a chromosome 17, ASM3850222v1, whole genome shotgun sequence genomic window carries:
- the eca gene encoding transmembrane emp24 domain-containing protein eca, with protein MINKYTYIFLLLAIFCTFANSLYFHIGETERKCFIEEIPDETMVTGNYKLQLYDPRTGGFMPSSPGLGMHVEIRDPDDKVLLSRVYSSEGRFTFTSHTPGEHVICLYSNSTKWFSGSQLRVHFDIQVGEHAIDYANVAQKEKLTELQLRVRQLLDQVDQISKEQNYQRYREERFRQTSESTNQRVLWWSIGQVCILLGMGFWQMRHLKSFFEAKKLV; from the exons ATGATCAACAAATATACCTATATATTCCTCTTATTGGCCATATTTTGTACCTTTGCTAACTCTTTGTATTTTCACATTGGGGAAACTGAAAGAAAatgctttattgaagaaattccGGACGAAACGATGGTGACAG GCAATTATAAACTACAGTTGTATGATCCACGCACAGGAGGTTTCATGCCATCTTCTCCAGGACTTGGTATGCATGTGGAAATTAGGGACCCAGATGACAAAGTTCTTCTATCTAGA GTGTACAGCAGTGAAGGCCGATTTACATTTACCTCACACACTCCAGGAGAGCATGTAATTTGTTTGTACTCTAACTCGACCAAATGGTTCTCAGGATCACAGCTG cgTGTACACTTCGATATTCAAGTGGGTGAACATGCAATTGACTATGCTAATGTGGCACAAAAGGAGAAGCTGACAGAGTTGCAGTTGAGAGTAAGACAGTTACTGGATCAAGTAGACCAGATTTCCAAGGAGCAAAACTATCAGAGG TACCGCGAAGAACGTTTCCGCCAAACATCGGAGAGCACCAATCAGAGAGTCTTGTGGTGGTCCATTGGACAAGTGTGCATTCTACTTGGTATGGGCTTTTGGCAAATGCGCCATTTGAAGAGCTTCTTTGAAGCCAAGAAACTTGTATAG